The nucleotide sequence CACCGCCTCCGAGTTCAAATACGCCGCCAGCGCCCGCGCCTCCCCCTCGCTACTTACCCCGGCGTAATACACCGTGTTCAGCGGCACCTCGTCGCCCGCACTGGCCACCGCGTCGAGCTGCTGCCCCAGATCCGACCACATCACCTTCGGCCCCGTCACATCCTCATGCAGCCGGTACAGCTGCCACAAAGGCTGCCCCTCCCGGTAGTCACTGCGCGTCTCCAGGGCGCGCCGATGGCCTTCAAAATGCGCCTCCAACGACGCCGGCAACCGCTGCATCACCCGGCCCTCTTCATCCACCGGCCAGATGATCGTCCGGCCTCCCTTCACCTCCCCCTCCCCGATCGCCCGGCCCCCCACCGCCTGACGCAGATAGGGCGCCCAGGTCTCACTGCCCCCCCGGGGCGTAGCGCGCTCATCCAGCAAAAATGCGGCGTTGTTGCCCGTCATCACCCCCCGGCGAACTTCCCACAACCCGCTGCCCCCCAGCGCCACCGACACGCTCTGCATCCGACGAAAGAGCGCGAGAACCGGGTCATCCACCAACACCCAGGGCTCCCCCGCCGCCTGCCCCCACACCCCCAGCTCGCCAACCTCCCGGCTAAAACGCCGCACCTCATCGCCTCGCCACACCGCCACCTCCACCCCCGCAGACACCTTCGGCGCCGCACTCCGAGCGACCTTCTTCACCCGCACCACCGCCGGATAGGTCGTCGCCTCAAACATCGCCTCGGCCGCCTCCGAGCGATCCTCAATCGCCTCCACCTCATGCTCGGCCAGAAGCCGGCGCAGCCCCGCCCCGTTGAGCGAACGCAACACTTTGGCCGGCAACAACGCCACCACCCGTCCCCCCGGCCTCAAAAGCTCCAGAGAGCGCTCCACAAACATCGCCGCCAGATCGACCTGCGCCCCAAACGTCGCCTCCACCCCGGCCTCCTTCGCCCCGGCCCACAGCCCCGGCTCTCCCACCCGGTAGCGCGCCCGGTACATCCCCTTCACCACCCGATCCTGGCGCGTAGCACGCACCCAGGGCGGGTTGGTCACCACCAGGTCAAAGCCCCCCCTCCCCATCACGCCGCCAAAGCTCTCCCCGTACGCAAACGCCAGCCCCTCCCGACGTCCCTCCTGCAGATCCCGCAACGCCTGCGCTACCGCCCGATGCTCCCGCTCCAGGCGCTCCCGCACAGCCCGCTGCCCCGCGTCGAGTCCCACCTCCTCGCCAAAGAGATCCGTTGCGGACGCGACCTCCTCCCAGCGCACAAGCTCCTGCGCAATCTGCACACGCCTCCCCTCCAGCACCTCCCGCTGCACCCCGCGCTGGGCCTCTTCCATCGCCACCTTCAGCGCCCGCTTCTCCTCCCCATGCGCCGCCGTATACGCCTCCTCCAGCTGCGCCAGCCGCTCCAGCCCCTCCCGGCTCACCTCCCCCATCTCCCCCCACGCCCTCACCTCTCCGCGCACCCGATACCGCGCCAGATCCAGCGGCTCCAAAAGCGAGTTCCCCGCACACAAACGATGCGTCAGGTTCGGAAGCGCCGGCATCGCCTCGGCCGGCAACGCCTCCAGCGCCGTCAACATCGCCAGCCACAGCCTCAGCTCACATAAACGCACTGCGGTGGGCTGCACATCCACCCCGTAGAGATGCTCATGGATCAACCGTCGCATCCGCTCATAACGCTCCCCGGCGGTGCGCACCACCCCGGCGGCCTCATCAAGTGCCCCGTCCACGCGACGCAACACCCCTAACACCTCCAGCAAAAACGCCCCGGTTCCCACCGCCGGGTCCAACACCCGCACCCGCCACAATGCCCCCCTCAGGCCCGCGCGCTCCCGGGCACCAAGCCCGCGCACATCCCCCTCCAGCGCCCGACGTGCCGCCTCCCGGCCAAGCCCCACCTCATCTTCCAGGTAGCCCCCCAGCCCCTCCAACACCATCCGGCGAACCACCTCCCGGGGCGTATAAAAGCTCCCCGAGGTCCGCCGCGACCCGCCATACATCAACCCCTCAAAAACCTTGCCCAGCATCTCCGGATCCACCGCCGGGCTCAGATCCCCCTGGCTGCTCCACTGCGCCACAAAGCGATGCCGCTCAAACACCCCCTCCACAACCTCCCCCCACACCGCATCCGGCCAGTCCAGCCCCTCAAAACGACGCTCCAGCGCCGTCGCCTCAAAAAGCCCCCCGTTCAAAAAGGGCAACCTCCCCAGCCCCCGGGCCTCCTGGCCTCGCTCGGCCACCGGACAGTTCAGCGCCCCGAAAAAAAGCGGCCGCAGCACGCGCTTATAAAAGCTCCCTTCTCCCCCCTCCCGAAGTCGCCGCACCACATAACGCCGATCCCCGTCGAGCGCCCCGCGGGCCTGCAAAAAGTACAAAAAGACCACACGCAGCAACGTCCCCAGCGCCACCTCATGGCGAAGTTTTGCATCCTCCGGCCCCCCCTGCATCGTCGCTACAAGACGCGCCAGCACCTTCGAAAACGACGCAAAAAACGCCCGCGTCACCCCCTCCTGGTCGAGCACCTCCCGCACATGCCGACGCATCGCCTCACCCATCCCCGCCACATCCCCCTCCACCACCTCCGATGGCCCCAGCGCCCACCACTGCGATAGCCCCACCTCATCAAGCGCTTCCACCTCCAACTCCAGCCGCCGCACAAAACGCCGCTCCCCCTGCCCATCGACCATCGCCGCCACCCAGCGCTCCTCACAAACCCACCACCACACAAGCGCCACCCCCTCACATCGCGCGGCCACCTTCACCATCACCGCCCTCGCCCGCTCCCAGCTTCCCCCTCTCAGACACATCAGCCGATACCCCTCCCCGCTCCCCACCACCTCCATCGCCTCCATGCCCGCCAGATCCCCCTCCCACAACCCCCACGCCCCCAACGCCGCGCCCCGCACCTCAACCCCCACCACCTCATAGCCCATCGCAGCGGCCAACCCCCGTACATCCCCGCTTCTCACAGCCTCCGATACCTTCGCCGCACCGCTCCGCGCTCCCTGCTCGATTCCCGTCATCATCCTCGCCCCTCGCGCTTTATCGAAACCAGGCCGCGTGCCATCCTCCCCGCGCCGCCTCGGCTTGCTCATCATTGGGTTTTACACCTACACCTCCTCACACCTGCTGATTGTGTTGTCGGCTCTTTTTCCAAAACTTTGCCTCTCAGCCCCATTTTTTCCCCGGTTTTCTCATGAGCACCTCCAACCCCATCCCCCCCGACATCTCCTGGGCTCGCCGCATCGCCACCACCACCGCCTGGTTCACCCTGGCCGTGCTCATGCCCATCACCCTGCCGATCACCCTTCCCCTGGCCGCCCTCTACGGCCTCTTTCGCCACGATCGCTTCTCGGCGGCCCGCGCCATCCTCTTCTTGACCTACTTCTTTGTGCTGGAGTGCTCCGGCCTTGTGGTCGCCCTCATCCACTGGCTGCGCTTTCATCTGCTGGGCCTCTCCTCCGAGGGTTACGAGTTGGCCAACCGCACCGTCCAACGATGGTGGTCGCGCGGGCTCTTCTGGAACGCCCTCAACCTCTTCGACGCCCGCGTCAGCGTCGAGGGCCTCGACCACCTCGATAATCCCCACCCGGCCATCGTGCTCTGCCGACACGCCTCCACCCTCGACACCATGCTCCCCTTAGGCATCGCATCGTCTCCCCGCATCTTCGCCTACGTCATCAAAGCGGAGCTTCTGGCCGACCCGGCCCTCGATTATGTCGCCCAGCGCATCCCCAACGTCTTTGTGCGCCGCGGCACCGACAACCCCGAGGCCGAGATCCAGAAGATCCTCACCCTGAGTCAGGACCACCGCGATCGTTTCTCGCTGGTCCTCTACCCCGAAGGCACCCGTTTTTCCCCCGCCAAGCGCGAGCGCCTGCTCGAAAAATTTGCTGACGATCTCGAGCGCCTCCCCATCGCGCAATCGCTCACCCACACGCTTCCCCCCTTGCGCGACGGCGCCCTCAAGCTCATTGAGCACACCCCCGATAAAGATCTCGTCTTCATCGCCCACCGCGGCATCGACCAGGTCGGCTCGATGGCCGAGCTCTTCTCAGGCGCGCTCACCGGTGCCCACCTCGAGGTCAAGATCTGGCGCATCCCGGCCGCTCAAGTCCCCCGCGACCCCGCCCTCATCCCCGACTTCCTGCTCGAACACTGGCAGAGCATCAACGACTTCGTCGCCGAAACATCTCCCCGACTCGCCACGAATTGACCTGCGCCCCCCCCTCGGCTAAACCTCATCCCATCATCGAAACCCCGTGCGCGCACGCCCTCCCCCGGCCACCCCTGTCGTACCCGGAGCCGTCATGCTTTTGCCCTCGCCACTGCACGCTCTTCGCCTCTCCCTCTGCCTGGCCATGGCCCTGAGCGCCACAGCCTGCTCCCCCGAACACTCCCGGGCCTGCGAGGTCGACGCCAACTGCTTTGTCGACGAGCAATGCATCGCTGGCTTCTGCCAGTTCGACCCCACCCCCGAAGGCGATACCAACGCTGACGCCGAAGCGCCCGACGCCGAAGAAGACACAGACGCCAGGGAGCCCGACGCAGAAGACGACGCAAACACAGACGCGGAAGAAGACACGGACGTCGAGGCACCCGACACAGAAGAAGACACGGACGTCGAGGCGTCCGACGCGGAAGACGCAACCATCGATCCCTCCCCGATCTGCCTTGATCACCAGTCCATCTGCGACAACCGCTGCGTCGACCTCCACTACGATTCAAGCGCTTGCGGAAACTGCGCCATCACCTGCAACAGCGACCAGGAATGCATCGAAGGCTCCTGCGCCCAACGCCTCGACACCGCCCCCCAGACCGGGACCATCGGCACCGACACCAGCGGCGGCTTCGGCATCGATATGACCCTCGACGATGCAAGCCGCCCCCATATCACACACATCAGCAACGCCACCGACACCACCCTCCACTACCTGCGCTGGGACGGCCAGCAGTGGCGCGGCGAGTTCTCCCACCCCGTCGAAGGCCTTCGCCCTACCCGCATCGCCCTGGATGTCAACAACCGCCCCCACATCCTCTTTGGAGATCCCACCTCCACCACATCCGAAACCCTCCGCTACGCCGCCCCCTCCGATGGCGTCTGGCACGTCGAGACCGTGGCCACCCCGCGATTTGCCCGCGACTTCGATCTTGCCCTGGCTCCCGACGGAAGCCCCCGCGTCGTCTTCGTCAACGCCAATGACGAAGTCACCCTGGCCACCCGCACCTCCCCGGATCTCTGGGAGCATACCCTGGTCGATCACCAGAACACCGCCGGCTCCTCCGTCGCCATCGCCGTCGACCAGCAGGGCCTCACCCACATCGCCTACCAGCGCTTCACCAACGGCGGCGAACTCATCTACGCCACCTCCACCTCCACCGGCTGGGACAAAACCTCGCTGGCCAGCACCCACAACGGCGGCCTGGGCATCTCCATGACCCTCGACCCGCAGGACCGTGCCCGCATCGCCGCCCGCGCCAACACTCCTGCGAACCCCGCCATCCTCTACCTGCACAACACCTCCGAAGCAGACCCTCGTGTCTGGAGCGAGCTTGTCTTCCCCCTGGAATCCAACGCCACGACAGCCTCCACCTCCATCGCCCTTTTTCTCGGCACCCTTCCCCTCATCGGATTTCAGCAAGACACCTCAGCTCGCATCATCCTCTACGACGGCTCCTTTTCGGCGCTCGACGCCATCGACGCCTCCAACACCGGGCGCACCGCTCTTAGCGCTGGCGCCAATCAACTCATTCAGGCCGCGCTGCAGGCCCCCGGCGGAGGCCTCTACTACTTCATCAATCGGTAACGCATCCCCCCGGCCGAGCGCATAGAAACGCAGCCTTCTCCCTCTCTCGGTCGGACCACACCCCACGTTCACCTTGATCACGGGCAGCGCATCAACGACCGGGTCGTCGAAACAGCTCCACCGACCCGCCACCCATTGACCTGCCCTCCCCACCCGACCCCCGGCCCTACCCGGATCCCCCATGCTCTTATCCTCGCCACTGCGCGCTCTCCACCTCTGCCTCTGCCTCGCCATGGCCCTGAGCGCCGCAGGCTGCACCACCGAAAACTCCCGCGCCTGCGAAGTCGACACCAACTGCTTTGTCGACGAGCAATGCGTCGCCGGCTACTGCCAGCGCAACATCGAGGATACCGAAGATCCCGACACCGACATCGACCAGCCCGACGTCACAGACGCGGACGACGCGGACGACGCGGACGACGCGGACGACGCGGACGACGCGGACGACGCGGACGATGCGGACAACGCCTGCGCGCCCGGCCTCAGCCTCTGCGGCACCACCTGCGTCGATCTTCAACAAGGCCCCAACTTCTGCGGCGACTGCCAGACCTCCTGCTCCGGCGACGAGAGCTGCGTCGGCGGCAGCTGCGCCCCCGTGTTTGACGTCATCACCGTCGACCAGGAATCCGAGACCGGCTTTTTCAACGACCTGGCCCTCGACAGCCAGGGTAACCCCCACATCATCTACTACGCCGAAACCTCGAATGAACTGCGTTACGCCACCTTCGACGGCAACGACTGGCACTACTCCGTCGCGGCGCTCCCGCCCGTCCCCTCCATCCCCGTCCTCGCCATCCCCGCCCACATCTACCTCGACGCCGACAACATTCCGCATATCGCCTATATCCAGGCCACCGGAACCCCGACCCCTGTCTACGGCACACGCACACCGGAGGGCTGGGAGCTCGAAGAGGTGTATTTTGCAGGCGATGGCCCCCTCGGCTTAACCCCCGGCATCGATGGCCGCCCCACCATCTCCTTTCAACTCATCTTAGAGAGCCCCGCTCTCTACTCCCGGCACGCCGGGGATTGGCTCTCCGAAGATTCGCCGGCCTCCGGCAGCACGATCACCCTTCGGGCCATCGCCGGTGACGCCATCACCCCGCTGGCCATCGCCTACAAAAACACCGGCAACGACCTCCTGCTCGCCACCTACGACCCGACCAGCCCCGACTGGCAGCAAAGCACCATCGCGTCCGACCTCTCCACTGCCAGCACCCTGGCGCTGACCCTCTCCCCCTCCTCCTCGCCG is from Lujinxingia sediminis and encodes:
- a CDS encoding lysophospholipid acyltransferase family protein → MSTSNPIPPDISWARRIATTTAWFTLAVLMPITLPITLPLAALYGLFRHDRFSAARAILFLTYFFVLECSGLVVALIHWLRFHLLGLSSEGYELANRTVQRWWSRGLFWNALNLFDARVSVEGLDHLDNPHPAIVLCRHASTLDTMLPLGIASSPRIFAYVIKAELLADPALDYVAQRIPNVFVRRGTDNPEAEIQKILTLSQDHRDRFSLVLYPEGTRFSPAKRERLLEKFADDLERLPIAQSLTHTLPPLRDGALKLIEHTPDKDLVFIAHRGIDQVGSMAELFSGALTGAHLEVKIWRIPAAQVPRDPALIPDFLLEHWQSINDFVAETSPRLATN
- a CDS encoding Eco57I restriction-modification methylase domain-containing protein, with protein sequence MMTGIEQGARSGAAKVSEAVRSGDVRGLAAAMGYEVVGVEVRGAALGAWGLWEGDLAGMEAMEVVGSGEGYRLMCLRGGSWERARAVMVKVAARCEGVALVWWWVCEERWVAAMVDGQGERRFVRRLELEVEALDEVGLSQWWALGPSEVVEGDVAGMGEAMRRHVREVLDQEGVTRAFFASFSKVLARLVATMQGGPEDAKLRHEVALGTLLRVVFLYFLQARGALDGDRRYVVRRLREGGEGSFYKRVLRPLFFGALNCPVAERGQEARGLGRLPFLNGGLFEATALERRFEGLDWPDAVWGEVVEGVFERHRFVAQWSSQGDLSPAVDPEMLGKVFEGLMYGGSRRTSGSFYTPREVVRRMVLEGLGGYLEDEVGLGREAARRALEGDVRGLGARERAGLRGALWRVRVLDPAVGTGAFLLEVLGVLRRVDGALDEAAGVVRTAGERYERMRRLIHEHLYGVDVQPTAVRLCELRLWLAMLTALEALPAEAMPALPNLTHRLCAGNSLLEPLDLARYRVRGEVRAWGEMGEVSREGLERLAQLEEAYTAAHGEEKRALKVAMEEAQRGVQREVLEGRRVQIAQELVRWEEVASATDLFGEEVGLDAGQRAVRERLEREHRAVAQALRDLQEGRREGLAFAYGESFGGVMGRGGFDLVVTNPPWVRATRQDRVVKGMYRARYRVGEPGLWAGAKEAGVEATFGAQVDLAAMFVERSLELLRPGGRVVALLPAKVLRSLNGAGLRRLLAEHEVEAIEDRSEAAEAMFEATTYPAVVRVKKVARSAAPKVSAGVEVAVWRGDEVRRFSREVGELGVWGQAAGEPWVLVDDPVLALFRRMQSVSVALGGSGLWEVRRGVMTGNNAAFLLDERATPRGGSETWAPYLRQAVGGRAIGEGEVKGGRTIIWPVDEEGRVMQRLPASLEAHFEGHRRALETRSDYREGQPLWQLYRLHEDVTGPKVMWSDLGQQLDAVASAGDEVPLNTVYYAGVSSEGEARALAAYLNSEAVRTVAYALGERARGEWRRHFAWVVRLLPVPLAFVEAVRAGEGLERWEEVGAFEEAFGLSGADVSVLRGYRCGEACAVVREVA